Proteins encoded together in one Bacteroides ovatus window:
- a CDS encoding HlyD family secretion protein yields the protein MAPIKSQNSNMLLAFLTLLGVIAIVAVVGFFMLRKGPEIIQGQAEVTEYRVSSKVPGRILEFRVKEGQSVNAGDTLAILEAPDVVAKMEQARAAEAAAQAQNAKAIKGAREEQIQAAYEMWQKAQAGVTIAEKSYQRIKNLYEQGVMPAQKLDEVTAQRDASIATEKAAKAQYTMAKNGAEREDKMAAEALVNRAKGAVAEVESYIKETYLIAPAAGEVSEIFPKVGELVGTGAPIMNIAELNDMWVTFNVREDLLKNLTMGSEFEAIIPALDNKKIQLKVYYLKDLGTYAAWKATKTTGQFDLKTFEVKASPVEKVENLRPGMSVIIDK from the coding sequence ATGGCACCTATAAAATCACAAAACAGCAATATGCTTCTTGCATTCCTTACTCTGTTGGGAGTTATTGCAATCGTTGCAGTCGTTGGTTTCTTCATGCTCCGCAAAGGTCCTGAAATTATACAGGGACAGGCTGAAGTTACCGAATATCGCGTTTCAAGTAAAGTTCCGGGACGTATACTGGAATTTCGCGTGAAAGAAGGCCAAAGTGTCAATGCCGGGGATACGCTGGCCATTTTGGAAGCTCCTGACGTGGTAGCAAAAATGGAACAGGCACGGGCTGCTGAAGCTGCCGCACAGGCACAAAACGCAAAAGCAATCAAAGGCGCGCGTGAGGAACAAATCCAGGCGGCTTATGAAATGTGGCAAAAAGCCCAGGCAGGCGTTACCATTGCCGAGAAATCATATCAACGCATCAAGAATCTCTACGAACAGGGAGTGATGCCTGCACAGAAGCTGGATGAAGTGACTGCGCAACGGGATGCAAGTATTGCAACAGAGAAAGCTGCCAAAGCACAATATACCATGGCGAAGAATGGAGCGGAACGTGAAGATAAGATGGCTGCGGAAGCTTTGGTAAACCGGGCGAAAGGAGCTGTTGCCGAAGTTGAATCGTATATTAAGGAGACTTATCTCATTGCTCCGGCTGCCGGGGAAGTTTCTGAAATATTCCCGAAGGTAGGCGAATTGGTTGGTACCGGTGCTCCTATCATGAATATCGCTGAACTCAACGATATGTGGGTAACATTCAATGTACGCGAAGATTTGCTCAAGAACCTGACGATGGGGTCGGAGTTCGAAGCTATCATTCCTGCTCTGGATAATAAAAAGATCCAGCTCAAAGTATATTATCTGAAAGACTTAGGCACTTATGCTGCCTGGAAAGCAACCAAAACGACCGGACAATTTGATCTGAAAACATTCGAGGTGAAAGCTTCTCCGGTAGAGAAAGTGGAAAATCTCCGTCCGGGTATGTCTGTTATCATTGACAAGTAA
- a CDS encoding TonB-dependent receptor — MELFKKIEEKSDYVFFYYDVLIDKDVKVPARFKNMTVEQILDKVFANMELAYSINKKQITIKKKVLQEKTKKEGQSSIVKGVVFDQSREPLPGVSIVVQGTNIGTVSDLNGAYSIHVPSDDSKIIFSYIGFAPVTYSAKEMNKLSEVVLVEDTKTIDEVVVVGYTTRTREKLISSVSTINNQELVKSTVPNLENALTGRVSGVFSRQTSAEPGSDGADLKIRGFGSALVVVDGIPGRNYSDIDPSEIESVSVLKDASAAAVYGMQGANGVILVTTKRGGKNKPTTLDINTRFGLQMPHNYPQPASTPLWQTLVGEYYANMKLINDKNAVITPADMATRDYAYNTNWYEEMIKNAPITQSNINISGGTDKVSYFISAGYLYQGGIWSTNSTDKNRFNFRSNLDADILKNLKLSVGVGAVINSLNYPRSASYEIARKMKDMAPNIPVKWPGHDDYYAFGGEGTVNPMALADKEASGYSKKIAKNLNVDFSLEYKVPFVEGLSLKATMGYTQSDSWNKNWNMNIVYMGYREDAQEYYESASASNANKASLSLEDGFSYNITGQGFINYIRSFGNHNINSGLVFEFSDAENRSTVTSRGEFPSTVLDMMAGGIANKQVTNSEVFRKYRTASFIGRFSYDYRSKYFVDFNFRYDGAQYFADKWGFFPSASVGWMLTNEEFMNPLKKVLNEFKIRASWGELGDLSAASQYYANNEQYYFQSGYQYPGTPMNFGDRTIYGLNPTLNPNPDFTWATSSMINAGVDFKLWNGLLSGSADVFYRQRKGLPAQKANDNAGALATWYNLDHDNTRGFEFSLNHQYKIGEVNYFVGGNMSWSRTRKGNIEHGRFTSGYDEWKWNTEGHWNNVRWGYNCIGRYQSYGEIANAPMHNNSNNNSAILPGDLKYEDWNGDGYIDNYDQRPIGRNAYPELVYGINLGLSWKGVDFSMFWQGGALSDFQIGAFDMDAFQEGATNLNTWEYFGDRWHRADYTDPNSEWIPGYFPAVRDFTSVTINRLSSNFWMWNGSYIRLKNVELGYTLPQRITQKANIKQLRIYANLYNCLTFSSQKFFDPEQLESQYSFASYPQIMSFNVGINLKF; from the coding sequence ATGGAACTTTTTAAGAAGATAGAAGAAAAGAGTGATTATGTCTTTTTCTACTATGACGTATTGATAGATAAGGATGTGAAGGTTCCTGCACGTTTCAAAAACATGACAGTAGAGCAAATTCTGGATAAAGTTTTTGCTAACATGGAGCTTGCCTATAGCATTAATAAAAAACAGATAACTATTAAAAAGAAAGTATTGCAGGAAAAAACGAAGAAAGAAGGTCAAAGCTCTATTGTAAAAGGAGTGGTATTCGACCAGTCTCGTGAACCGTTGCCCGGAGTTAGTATTGTAGTGCAAGGTACTAATATCGGGACCGTCAGTGATCTTAATGGAGCTTATTCCATTCATGTGCCTTCGGATGATTCGAAGATTATTTTCTCCTATATAGGTTTCGCTCCTGTGACTTATTCGGCAAAAGAAATGAATAAGCTGTCAGAAGTGGTGTTAGTTGAAGATACAAAAACAATTGATGAAGTGGTTGTGGTAGGATATACGACCCGTACACGTGAGAAATTAATCAGTTCCGTCTCGACTATAAACAATCAGGAATTAGTTAAGTCCACAGTCCCCAATCTGGAGAATGCGTTGACAGGGCGTGTGTCCGGAGTCTTTTCCCGTCAGACTAGTGCTGAACCGGGTTCAGATGGTGCCGATTTGAAAATTCGCGGTTTTGGTTCTGCTTTGGTGGTAGTAGATGGTATTCCGGGAAGAAATTACAGTGATATCGATCCTTCCGAAATTGAATCCGTTTCCGTATTGAAAGATGCATCGGCTGCCGCTGTTTATGGGATGCAGGGAGCAAATGGAGTTATTCTTGTAACGACTAAAAGAGGAGGAAAAAACAAACCGACGACATTGGATATCAATACGCGCTTCGGATTGCAAATGCCTCATAACTATCCACAGCCTGCATCAACCCCGCTGTGGCAGACATTAGTTGGTGAATATTATGCTAATATGAAATTGATTAATGATAAGAACGCGGTAATTACTCCCGCTGATATGGCTACGCGTGACTATGCTTATAATACCAATTGGTATGAGGAAATGATAAAGAACGCTCCCATCACCCAGTCCAATATCAATATTTCGGGAGGCACAGATAAAGTCAGTTATTTTATTTCAGCCGGCTATTTATATCAGGGAGGTATTTGGTCAACAAATTCTACTGATAAGAATCGTTTCAATTTCCGTAGTAATTTGGATGCGGATATACTGAAAAACTTGAAGTTATCTGTCGGAGTGGGAGCTGTCATTAACAGTCTGAATTATCCGAGATCCGCTTCGTATGAGATAGCCCGCAAAATGAAAGATATGGCTCCGAATATTCCGGTAAAGTGGCCGGGGCATGACGACTATTATGCTTTTGGTGGGGAAGGTACGGTGAATCCGATGGCATTGGCGGATAAAGAGGCATCCGGATATTCCAAGAAAATAGCCAAGAATCTGAATGTGGATTTTTCTTTAGAGTATAAGGTTCCCTTTGTAGAGGGGCTTTCTTTGAAGGCTACGATGGGATATACGCAATCTGATTCGTGGAATAAGAACTGGAATATGAATATCGTTTATATGGGCTATCGGGAGGATGCGCAGGAATATTATGAGAGTGCTTCCGCCTCTAATGCCAATAAAGCAAGTTTGAGTTTGGAAGATGGTTTTTCCTATAATATAACCGGACAAGGTTTTATCAATTATATCCGTTCGTTCGGGAATCATAATATAAACAGCGGACTGGTCTTTGAATTTTCGGATGCGGAAAACCGTTCTACTGTTACGTCTCGTGGAGAATTTCCTTCTACTGTGTTGGATATGATGGCGGGTGGAATTGCCAATAAACAAGTGACAAATAGTGAAGTTTTCCGTAAATACAGGACGGCTTCTTTCATCGGTCGTTTCTCTTATGATTACCGTTCCAAGTATTTTGTCGATTTCAACTTTCGATATGATGGTGCCCAGTATTTTGCCGATAAGTGGGGTTTCTTTCCCTCTGCCTCTGTAGGATGGATGCTGACAAACGAAGAGTTTATGAACCCGTTGAAGAAAGTCTTGAATGAGTTTAAAATTCGTGCCTCCTGGGGAGAATTGGGTGACTTGTCGGCTGCCAGTCAATATTATGCTAATAATGAGCAATACTATTTTCAAAGCGGCTATCAATATCCGGGTACTCCGATGAATTTTGGTGACCGCACCATTTATGGATTAAATCCCACCTTGAATCCTAATCCGGATTTTACATGGGCTACCTCGTCAATGATAAATGCGGGTGTTGATTTTAAGTTGTGGAATGGCTTGCTTAGCGGATCGGCAGATGTGTTCTATCGTCAGCGTAAGGGACTTCCGGCACAAAAGGCCAATGATAATGCAGGAGCATTGGCTACTTGGTATAACTTAGACCATGACAACACCCGCGGTTTTGAGTTCTCATTGAATCATCAATATAAAATAGGAGAAGTCAACTATTTTGTCGGAGGAAACATGTCGTGGTCCAGAACCCGGAAAGGGAACATTGAGCACGGAAGATTTACAAGCGGTTATGACGAATGGAAATGGAACACTGAAGGACATTGGAATAACGTACGTTGGGGATATAACTGTATTGGACGTTATCAGTCGTATGGAGAAATAGCCAATGCACCCATGCATAATAATTCGAATAATAACAGTGCCATATTGCCGGGTGACTTAAAGTATGAAGACTGGAATGGCGATGGCTATATTGACAATTATGATCAACGTCCTATCGGAAGAAATGCTTATCCGGAGTTGGTATATGGTATTAATCTGGGACTTTCCTGGAAGGGAGTTGATTTCTCCATGTTCTGGCAGGGAGGGGCATTGTCGGACTTCCAGATCGGTGCTTTCGATATGGATGCTTTCCAGGAAGGAGCTACCAACCTGAACACTTGGGAATATTTTGGCGATCGTTGGCATCGTGCCGATTATACTGATCCGAATTCTGAATGGATACCCGGGTATTTTCCGGCAGTCCGAGATTTTACATCAGTAACGATCAATCGTCTAAGTTCTAATTTTTGGATGTGGAATGGAAGTTACATTCGTCTGAAAAATGTGGAATTGGGATATACTTTGCCACAACGAATTACCCAGAAGGCTAATATCAAACAGTTGAGGATTTATGCGAATCTTTATAACTGCCTGACCTTTTCCTCACAGAAATTCTTTGATCCGGAACAGCTTGAAAGTCAGTATTCGTTTGCCAGCTATCCGCAAATCATGTCATTTAATGTAGGTATAAATCTTAAATTCTAA
- a CDS encoding TolC family protein encodes MKKVFLLTFLLSFTFTVKAQSFLSLDSCRALALANNKDLLISNEKISAAHYQRKAAFTNYLPNFSATGAYMRNQKEFSLLNNDQKAALSGLGTNLAGPIQQAATEIATAHPDLAPLISSLSGKLGAVLPALDQAGNSLVDALRTDTRNVYAGAITLTQPLYMGGKIRAYNKITKYAEELAQEQHHGGMQEVIMSTDQAYWQVISLVNKKKLAEGYLKLLQQLDSDVEKMINEGVATKADGLSVRVKVNEAEMTLTKVEDGLSLARMLLCQLCGIDLSSPITLADENMEDIPLLTTDPHFDLSTAYENRPEIRSLELATQIYKQKVNVTRAEHLPSIALMGNYMVTNPSVFNSFENKFKGMWNVGVMVQIPIWHWGEGIYKTRAAKAEARIAQYQLQDAREKIELQVNQAAFKVKEAGKKLVMSSKNMEKAEENLRYATLGFKEGVIATSNVLEAQTAWLSAHSEKIDAQIDVKLTEIYLKKSLGTLK; translated from the coding sequence ATGAAAAAAGTTTTTCTTCTGACATTTCTGTTAAGTTTCACTTTTACAGTAAAAGCGCAGAGCTTTCTAAGTCTGGATAGTTGCCGCGCACTAGCTCTTGCCAACAACAAAGATTTGTTGATAAGCAATGAAAAAATAAGTGCGGCTCATTATCAACGGAAAGCTGCATTTACAAATTATTTGCCTAATTTCTCGGCAACGGGAGCTTACATGAGGAACCAGAAAGAGTTTTCATTATTAAACAATGACCAGAAAGCCGCGCTTTCAGGGTTAGGAACGAATCTGGCTGGCCCCATCCAACAAGCTGCAACCGAGATTGCAACAGCACATCCTGACTTGGCACCACTTATTTCTTCCTTAAGTGGAAAATTAGGAGCGGTGCTGCCCGCCCTCGATCAAGCGGGAAACTCTTTAGTGGATGCACTCCGTACAGACACCCGAAATGTCTATGCAGGTGCCATTACATTGACACAACCTTTATACATGGGCGGGAAAATCCGGGCGTACAACAAAATAACAAAGTATGCCGAAGAGTTGGCTCAAGAACAACATCACGGCGGTATGCAGGAAGTAATCATGAGTACGGACCAAGCCTATTGGCAAGTCATTTCACTGGTTAATAAGAAGAAGTTGGCGGAAGGTTATCTAAAGCTTCTGCAACAGCTGGACAGCGATGTAGAGAAAATGATTAATGAAGGAGTAGCCACCAAAGCGGATGGTTTGTCTGTACGCGTCAAGGTAAATGAAGCCGAAATGACACTGACTAAAGTGGAAGACGGATTGAGTCTTGCGCGAATGTTGCTGTGTCAACTATGTGGCATTGATCTTAGTTCTCCCATCACACTGGCAGACGAAAATATGGAAGACATTCCATTACTGACAACGGACCCTCATTTCGATCTATCCACCGCTTATGAGAATCGTCCGGAGATACGTAGCCTCGAATTGGCAACGCAGATTTATAAACAGAAAGTAAATGTAACCCGTGCGGAGCATCTTCCATCCATCGCATTGATGGGGAATTATATGGTAACCAATCCCTCTGTTTTCAACAGCTTTGAAAACAAGTTCAAAGGTATGTGGAATGTGGGAGTTATGGTACAGATACCTATATGGCACTGGGGAGAAGGTATTTATAAAACCAGAGCGGCAAAAGCCGAAGCTCGTATTGCACAGTACCAACTTCAGGATGCTCGTGAAAAAATAGAGTTGCAGGTCAATCAGGCTGCATTCAAGGTAAAAGAAGCTGGTAAGAAACTGGTAATGTCTTCTAAAAACATGGAAAAAGCGGAAGAAAATCTACGCTATGCAACACTTGGTTTTAAAGAAGGAGTGATTGCCACCAGCAATGTTCTTGAAGCACAAACAGCATGGTTGTCTGCTCATTCAGAAAAGATTGACGCGCAAATAGATGTGAAGCTAACGGAAATCTATCTGAAGAAGTCTTTGGGAACGCTGAAATAA
- the mdh gene encoding malate dehydrogenase, translating to MSKVTVVGAGNVGATCANVLAFNEVADEVVMLDVKEGVSEGKAMDMMQTAQLLGFDTTLVGCTNDYAQTANSDVVVITSGIPRKPGMTREELIGVNAGIVKSVAENLLKYSPNAIIVVISNPMDTMTYLALKALGLPKNRVIGMGGALDSSRFKYFLSQAIGCNANEVEGMVIGGHGDTTMIPLTRFATYKGMPVANFISAEKLEEVAAATMVGGATLTKLLGTSAWYAPGAAGAFVVESILHDQKKMVPCSVLLEGEYGESDLCIGVPVILGKNGIEKIVELNLNEDEKAKFAASAKAVHGTNAALKEVGAL from the coding sequence ATGTCAAAAGTAACCGTAGTAGGCGCAGGTAACGTAGGTGCTACATGTGCAAATGTACTTGCTTTTAATGAAGTAGCAGACGAAGTAGTAATGCTGGACGTTAAAGAAGGCGTTTCAGAAGGTAAAGCAATGGATATGATGCAGACAGCTCAATTGTTGGGTTTCGACACTACATTGGTAGGCTGCACGAACGACTATGCTCAAACTGCTAACTCTGACGTTGTTGTGATTACTTCAGGTATTCCTCGTAAACCGGGTATGACTCGTGAAGAACTGATCGGTGTGAACGCTGGTATCGTTAAATCGGTAGCAGAAAACCTGTTGAAATATTCTCCTAACGCTATCATCGTTGTTATCTCCAACCCAATGGATACAATGACTTATTTGGCATTGAAAGCTCTGGGCTTGCCGAAAAACCGTGTGATCGGTATGGGTGGTGCTCTGGATAGCTCTCGTTTCAAATATTTCTTGTCTCAAGCTATCGGTTGCAACGCTAACGAAGTAGAAGGTATGGTTATCGGTGGTCACGGTGATACTACGATGATTCCTTTGACTCGTTTCGCTACTTACAAAGGTATGCCTGTAGCTAATTTCATCTCTGCAGAGAAATTGGAAGAAGTTGCTGCTGCTACTATGGTAGGTGGTGCTACGCTGACTAAATTGCTAGGTACTTCTGCATGGTATGCACCGGGTGCAGCAGGAGCATTCGTAGTTGAATCTATCCTTCACGACCAAAAGAAGATGGTTCCTTGTTCTGTATTATTGGAAGGTGAATACGGCGAATCAGATCTTTGCATCGGTGTTCCTGTAATCCTTGGCAAGAACGGTATCGAAAAGATCGTTGAACTGAACCTGAACGAAGACGAAAAAGCTAAGTTCGCAGCTAGCGCAAAAGCTGTTCACGGAACTAACGCTGCTTTGAAAGAAGTAGGTGCTCTGTAA
- a CDS encoding ABC transporter permease, with product MKEREKKYIALWQVMQRECRRLVSRPLYLFCMVIAPLFCYIFFTTLMDSGLPKDLPAGVVDMDDSSTSRNIVRNLDAFSQTGVVAHYSNVTDARIAMQEGKIYGFFYLPKGLSAEAQSQRQPTISFYTNYSYLIAGSLLFRDMKMMGELTSGAAARTMLYAKGATEDQAMAYLQPIVIDTHPLNNPWLNYSVYLCNTLIPGVLMLLIFMVTVYSIGVEIKDRTAREWLRMSNNSIYIALAGKLLPHTIVFFIMGIFYNVYLYGFLHFPCNSGIFPMIFATLCLVLASQCCGIVMIGTLPTLRLGLSFASLWGVISFSISGFSFPVMAMHPVLQALSNLFPLRHYFLIYVDQALNGYSMAYSWTNYMALLIFMMLPFFVVHRLKEALVYYKYIP from the coding sequence ATGAAAGAGAGAGAAAAGAAATATATAGCTTTGTGGCAGGTTATGCAAAGAGAGTGCCGGCGATTGGTATCACGCCCGCTCTATCTCTTCTGTATGGTCATTGCCCCGCTGTTTTGTTATATATTCTTCACCACTTTAATGGATTCGGGGCTTCCCAAGGATCTTCCTGCGGGAGTGGTGGACATGGATGATTCGTCTACTTCCCGCAATATTGTCCGCAATCTGGATGCTTTTTCGCAGACAGGGGTTGTAGCTCATTACAGCAATGTAACAGATGCGCGTATTGCCATGCAGGAGGGAAAAATCTACGGGTTCTTCTATCTCCCCAAGGGTTTATCGGCAGAGGCACAAAGCCAACGACAGCCAACAATCTCTTTCTATACCAATTACTCATACCTGATTGCAGGCTCTCTATTGTTCAGGGATATGAAAATGATGGGAGAACTCACCTCCGGAGCTGCAGCCCGGACGATGCTGTATGCCAAAGGTGCGACAGAGGATCAGGCTATGGCTTATCTGCAACCGATCGTAATTGATACACACCCACTAAATAATCCGTGGCTGAACTATTCAGTATACTTATGTAATACACTGATACCGGGAGTACTCATGCTATTAATATTTATGGTTACCGTTTATTCAATCGGTGTGGAAATCAAGGATCGCACTGCCCGCGAATGGCTACGAATGAGTAACAACTCCATTTACATTGCATTGGCAGGAAAACTGCTTCCCCACACAATAGTCTTTTTCATTATGGGTATATTTTATAATGTATACCTGTATGGATTTCTGCATTTTCCTTGCAATAGCGGCATATTCCCGATGATATTCGCCACACTGTGTCTCGTACTAGCATCTCAATGTTGTGGTATTGTTATGATAGGAACTCTGCCGACTCTACGACTCGGATTAAGTTTTGCTTCCCTGTGGGGAGTCATATCGTTCTCCATTTCCGGTTTTTCATTCCCGGTCATGGCTATGCATCCTGTTCTACAGGCTTTGAGTAATCTATTCCCGTTGCGGCATTATTTCCTGATTTACGTCGATCAAGCACTCAACGGATATAGTATGGCTTACTCATGGACCAACTATATGGCACTATTAATATTTATGATGCTCCCCTTCTTTGTGGTTCATCGCCTGAAGGAAGCATTGGTTTACTATAAATATATACCCTAA
- a CDS encoding RNA polymerase sigma factor → MKFWESNHQSVQEGDMQFIALYKFYYQDLYAYGVSLGFNTEDVKDAIQEVYLKLYFNERLCIDEKKIKFYLLRSVRNQLIDWERTKKDTSSIEEEERSFKLSVSVEESFISDEEDLLLKKRVNRILDLLTDHQREIVYLHFIEEMPYEEIAVMLDMKIQTVRGQVFKAMEKLRKLDSKDYFLFFLILYLHGVSVFK, encoded by the coding sequence ATGAAGTTCTGGGAATCAAATCATCAATCTGTTCAGGAAGGGGATATGCAATTTATTGCACTTTACAAATTTTACTATCAAGATTTGTATGCTTATGGAGTGAGTTTGGGGTTCAATACCGAAGATGTGAAAGATGCAATTCAAGAAGTATATCTAAAATTGTATTTCAATGAGCGCCTGTGTATTGATGAGAAGAAAATAAAATTTTATTTGTTGCGTTCGGTTAGGAATCAGCTGATTGATTGGGAGCGTACAAAGAAAGATACATCTTCTATAGAAGAAGAGGAAAGGAGTTTTAAATTATCCGTATCCGTTGAAGAAAGCTTTATTTCTGATGAAGAAGACTTATTACTGAAAAAAAGGGTGAATAGAATTCTTGATTTGCTGACAGATCATCAGCGGGAAATAGTCTATTTACATTTTATAGAGGAAATGCCTTATGAAGAGATTGCGGTAATGCTGGATATGAAAATTCAAACGGTGCGCGGACAAGTCTTTAAAGCGATGGAGAAATTAAGAAAACTGGATTCAAAAGATTATTTTCTGTTTTTTCTTATCTTATACCTGCATGGCGTTTCTGTCTTTAAATAA
- a CDS encoding FecR family protein, which yields MKEYSSYTTADFLNDDLFLFWYYSGEGDYYRKIIADCPDREPYLKEAMERLAALKWEKPVLPPKEVDNACLKLEQAIQNRKMSQRKYRLYKMRWWSASVAAAILILFVSVEVIWKSAPAIDYLALLQVNDSVFMSGKTQLFVDDQLKETFEGNPDLAYDQMATDAGEGEFNKLVVSYGKRARVTLCDGTKIWANAGTVLLYPTHFEDKKREIYVDGEIYIDVTPNPEKPFIIKTSDMGVKVLGTSFNVSAYREDVEKSVVLVTGKVEVTASNGESVRILPNDRFRQSTDKYVVDKVNVEDYVSWKEGRLSFKNTELGGILKQLSRYYNVRIDYDKQQQITCSGKLNLDDTIEQILNTITETAPVIISKENNVYKVTIKKK from the coding sequence ATGAAAGAATATTCATCATATACTACAGCTGATTTTTTGAACGATGATTTATTTCTTTTCTGGTATTATTCCGGAGAAGGAGATTATTATCGAAAAATCATTGCCGATTGTCCCGATCGTGAGCCGTATTTAAAAGAAGCGATGGAGAGACTGGCGGCGTTAAAGTGGGAAAAGCCGGTTTTACCCCCAAAAGAAGTGGATAATGCTTGTTTGAAACTGGAACAAGCCATTCAAAATCGGAAAATGTCTCAACGTAAATATCGATTGTATAAGATGAGATGGTGGAGCGCTTCAGTTGCGGCAGCTATTCTTATCCTGTTTGTTTCGGTAGAGGTTATTTGGAAAAGTGCTCCGGCAATTGATTATCTAGCTTTGTTGCAAGTGAATGACTCTGTGTTTATGAGTGGTAAAACGCAGCTTTTTGTTGACGATCAGTTGAAAGAAACTTTTGAAGGTAATCCGGATTTGGCTTACGATCAAATGGCGACAGATGCTGGTGAAGGGGAATTTAATAAATTAGTTGTTTCGTATGGCAAACGTGCCCGTGTCACTCTTTGCGATGGTACGAAAATATGGGCGAATGCAGGAACGGTGCTTCTATATCCAACACATTTTGAGGATAAGAAGCGTGAAATATATGTAGATGGAGAAATATATATTGACGTGACTCCTAATCCGGAGAAACCTTTTATTATTAAGACGTCGGATATGGGAGTAAAAGTGTTGGGGACTTCTTTCAATGTTTCGGCTTATCGGGAAGATGTAGAGAAAAGTGTTGTGCTGGTTACAGGTAAAGTGGAGGTAACAGCATCTAATGGAGAATCTGTACGTATTTTACCCAATGACCGGTTCAGGCAATCCACTGATAAATATGTGGTAGATAAAGTGAATGTGGAGGATTATGTGTCGTGGAAGGAGGGACGATTATCGTTTAAAAACACAGAGCTTGGCGGAATACTCAAACAACTGTCCAGATACTATAACGTAAGGATTGATTATGATAAACAACAACAAATCACTTGTAGCGGAAAACTGAATTTGGACGATACGATCGAACAGATATTGAATACTATCACAGAAACGGCTCCTGTGATAATAAGTAAGGAAAACAATGTTTATAAAGTAACAATAAAGAAAAAATAG